A single region of the Sphingobium sp. TKS genome encodes:
- the yihA gene encoding ribosome biogenesis GTP-binding protein YihA/YsxC, whose product MTEQEQADLIEEARKVFAGPIAFLKSAPDLKFLPDMAVNEVAFAGRSNVGKSSLLNALTNRNGLARTSNTPGRTQELNFFDVGDPLRFRLVDMPGYGYAKAPKDMVRKWRFLVNDYLRGRAKLKRTLVLIDSRHGIKDADTDILDMLDAAAVSYRIVLTKADKVKASHLAEISQAVAEAIRKRPAAHPDIIATSSDKGMGIAELRAAVLESVMQG is encoded by the coding sequence TTGACCGAACAGGAACAGGCCGATCTGATCGAGGAAGCGCGCAAGGTCTTTGCCGGACCGATCGCCTTCCTCAAATCCGCGCCCGACCTCAAATTCCTGCCCGACATGGCGGTGAATGAGGTCGCGTTCGCGGGCCGGTCCAATGTCGGCAAATCCTCGCTGTTGAATGCGCTGACCAATCGCAACGGGCTGGCGCGGACTTCCAACACGCCGGGGCGGACGCAGGAGCTCAATTTCTTCGACGTGGGCGATCCGCTGCGGTTCCGGCTGGTCGACATGCCAGGCTATGGTTATGCGAAGGCGCCCAAGGACATGGTCCGCAAGTGGCGCTTCCTGGTGAACGACTATCTGCGCGGGCGGGCGAAGCTCAAGCGCACGCTGGTACTCATCGACAGCCGCCATGGGATCAAGGATGCCGATACCGACATTCTCGACATGCTGGATGCGGCGGCGGTCAGCTATCGCATCGTGCTGACCAAGGCGGACAAGGTGAAGGCCAGCCATCTGGCCGAAATCTCCCAGGCTGTCGCGGAAGCCATTCGCAAGCGGCCTGCCGCCCATCCCGACATCATCGCCACATCAAGCGACAAGGGCATGGGAATAGCGGAACTGCGCGCGGCTGTGCTGGAAAGCGTGATGCAAGGATAA
- a CDS encoding pyridoxamine 5'-phosphate oxidase family protein, whose protein sequence is MMQLTLASLAEKMKDIDFAMLSTHADDGQIGARPMSNNRDVAYGGDSYYFTTEDTLMVKDIERDPRVGLSFQGRTGLLKQNPLFIAVEGRADLIRDRDAFEAHWNSDLQGWFEEGPDTPGLVMIRVHAERAHVWDGENEAEMELG, encoded by the coding sequence ATGATGCAGTTGACGCTCGCCAGCCTGGCGGAGAAGATGAAGGATATTGATTTCGCGATGCTGTCGACCCACGCGGACGACGGCCAGATCGGCGCCCGGCCGATGAGCAACAATCGGGATGTCGCCTATGGCGGCGACAGCTATTATTTCACCACGGAAGACACGCTGATGGTCAAGGATATCGAGCGCGATCCACGCGTCGGCCTGTCCTTTCAGGGGCGAACGGGGTTGCTCAAGCAGAACCCGCTGTTCATCGCCGTGGAGGGCCGCGCCGACCTGATCCGCGACCGCGATGCGTTCGAAGCGCATTGGAACAGCGATCTGCAAGGTTGGTTCGAGGAAGGACCGGACACGCCGGGCCTGGTGATGATAAGGGTCCATGCCGAACGCGCCCATGTCTGGGACGGCGAGAATGAGGCTGAAATGGAGCTTGGATGA
- a CDS encoding M48 family metalloprotease produces MPNHDRMSARWLRVAAIAVASLALMARPAAAQQILRDAETEAFMADMSAPLAKAAGMEPRNVQVLVINDPDINAFVAGGQYVWVHSGLIAAADNVNQVQGVVAHEIGHIEGGHVIRYGEGMKEATGITLLSLVLGAAAIAAGGAEAGMGILGMGQQAAMGKFLAFSRAQESSADLAGARYLSKAGISGKGSLEFFKKLQNQEYRLAIPQDDSYGRTHPLSGERINVLREVYSVDPAWDKPMDPKLEARFERIKAKLVGFVSEPNQTLIKYPESDQSIPAHYARAYAWHKSAYPDKALSEVDALLTAAPHDPYFLELKGQVLLESGKPTDAIPPLREAVQLTNQPLIATLLGHALIATENDANFAEAEKVLRNAIARDRENPFAWYQLGVVYEHRGDLPRAALATAERYSMIGEDQMALRSADAAMQGLKPGTVDYLRAQDIAMVSRAAVEQKRKKK; encoded by the coding sequence ATGCCGAACCATGATCGCATGAGCGCCCGCTGGCTTCGCGTCGCCGCCATTGCCGTGGCGTCACTCGCCTTGATGGCGCGCCCGGCGGCGGCGCAGCAGATCTTGCGGGACGCGGAAACGGAAGCCTTCATGGCCGATATGTCCGCGCCCTTGGCCAAAGCGGCGGGCATGGAGCCGCGCAATGTCCAGGTGCTGGTCATCAATGACCCGGATATCAATGCCTTCGTCGCGGGCGGCCAATATGTCTGGGTGCATAGCGGGCTGATCGCCGCGGCCGACAATGTGAACCAGGTGCAGGGCGTGGTCGCGCACGAAATCGGCCATATCGAGGGCGGCCATGTCATCCGCTATGGCGAAGGGATGAAGGAGGCGACCGGCATCACCCTGCTCAGCCTGGTTCTGGGCGCTGCGGCGATCGCGGCGGGCGGCGCGGAAGCGGGCATGGGCATTTTGGGCATGGGGCAGCAGGCGGCGATGGGCAAGTTCCTCGCCTTTTCGCGCGCGCAGGAAAGCTCCGCCGATCTGGCCGGCGCGCGTTATCTCAGCAAAGCCGGGATTTCGGGCAAGGGCAGCCTGGAATTTTTCAAGAAGCTGCAGAACCAGGAATATCGCCTCGCCATCCCGCAGGACGACAGTTACGGCCGCACCCACCCGCTGTCGGGCGAACGCATCAATGTGCTGCGGGAGGTTTATAGCGTCGATCCCGCCTGGGACAAGCCGATGGACCCGAAGCTGGAGGCGCGGTTCGAGCGGATCAAGGCGAAGCTGGTCGGCTTCGTGTCGGAGCCTAATCAGACCCTCATCAAATATCCCGAAAGCGACCAGTCGATCCCGGCCCATTATGCGCGCGCCTATGCCTGGCACAAGAGCGCCTATCCGGACAAGGCGCTCAGCGAGGTCGACGCGCTGCTGACCGCTGCGCCGCACGATCCCTATTTTCTGGAGTTGAAGGGGCAGGTGCTGCTGGAAAGCGGCAAGCCCACCGATGCCATTCCGCCATTGCGGGAAGCGGTGCAGCTTACCAACCAGCCGCTGATCGCCACCCTGCTCGGCCATGCGCTGATCGCGACGGAGAATGACGCGAATTTCGCGGAAGCGGAAAAGGTCTTGCGCAACGCCATAGCGCGGGACCGGGAAAATCCCTTCGCCTGGTATCAATTGGGCGTCGTTTACGAGCATCGCGGCGACCTGCCCCGCGCGGCGCTGGCGACGGCGGAGCGCTATTCGATGATAGGCGAGGACCAGATGGCGCTGCGCAGCGCCGACGCCGCGATGCAGGGGTTGAAGCCAGGCACGGTTGACTATCTGCGCGCACAGGATATCGCCATGGTCTCCCGCGCCGCCGTCGAACAGAAGCGAAAGAAAAAATGA
- a CDS encoding DoxX family protein yields MTFDRKVPERRGRRIGRIVLAAAYGLAGVAHLARPGGFVAITPEWVPAPEMVVALTGAAEIAGAAGLMIPALRKPAGIGLALYALCVWPANFHHALDDIALSGVHLSWWYHGPRLAVQPVIIWWALWASGVVNWPFRGDWRH; encoded by the coding sequence ATGACATTCGACCGCAAGGTGCCGGAAAGGCGGGGAAGACGGATCGGGCGGATCGTTCTGGCGGCGGCTTACGGATTGGCCGGGGTAGCGCATCTGGCCCGGCCCGGCGGCTTCGTGGCGATCACGCCTGAATGGGTGCCAGCGCCGGAGATGGTGGTGGCGCTGACCGGCGCGGCGGAGATTGCCGGGGCGGCCGGGTTGATGATCCCGGCGCTGCGCAAGCCGGCAGGGATTGGACTGGCTCTATATGCGCTGTGCGTCTGGCCGGCGAATTTCCACCATGCGCTGGACGATATTGCCTTGAGCGGAGTGCATTTGAGCTGGTGGTATCATGGGCCGCGGTTGGCGGTGCAGCCGGTGATCATCTGGTGGGCGCTTTGGGCGAGCGGGGTGGTGAATTGGCCATTCAGGGGTGATTGGAGACATTAA
- a CDS encoding DsbA family protein, giving the protein MTENSRPGFRAALSNRTILMTLGVFAFIAVTATGAALGTQSTGRVDASDKAAIEQIVHDYILEHPEIIPQAVEKLQTKRMAGTIDASRQTIETPYAGAWEGAAKGDVTVVEFFDYACGYCRASLPDLAKLVGEDKGVKVVYRELPILSDESINAAKVSLLAAEKNQYMPYHRALYAAGKVTRETILAAAAKVGIDAKAAQAAMADSKYNAEIQSNIGLAQKLQASGTPTFVIGGQVLNGAVGYDALKAAVASARGK; this is encoded by the coding sequence ATGACCGAAAATTCGCGACCCGGCTTTCGCGCGGCGCTTTCCAACAGGACCATATTGATGACCCTTGGCGTTTTCGCCTTCATCGCCGTCACCGCGACCGGCGCTGCGCTAGGCACGCAGAGCACTGGCCGCGTGGATGCGAGCGACAAGGCTGCGATCGAGCAGATCGTCCACGACTATATATTGGAGCATCCCGAGATCATTCCGCAGGCGGTCGAGAAATTGCAGACCAAGCGGATGGCCGGCACGATCGACGCCAGCCGCCAGACCATCGAAACGCCCTATGCCGGGGCATGGGAGGGCGCGGCCAAGGGCGATGTGACAGTGGTCGAGTTTTTCGACTATGCCTGCGGCTATTGCCGGGCTTCGCTGCCTGACCTTGCCAAGCTGGTGGGTGAGGACAAGGGGGTCAAGGTCGTCTATCGCGAACTGCCGATTCTGTCCGACGAGAGCATCAATGCCGCGAAGGTGTCGCTGCTGGCGGCGGAGAAGAACCAATATATGCCTTATCACCGGGCGCTTTATGCAGCGGGGAAGGTGACGCGCGAGACGATCCTGGCTGCGGCGGCCAAGGTAGGCATCGATGCAAAAGCTGCACAGGCGGCGATGGCGGACAGCAAATATAATGCGGAGATCCAGTCGAATATCGGACTTGCGCAGAAATTGCAGGCTAGTGGCACGCCGACCTTCGTGATCGGAGGACAGGTGCTGAACGGGGCTGTGGGTTATGATGCGTTGAAGGCGGCGGTGGCTTCGGCGCGGGGGAAATAA
- the rpmH gene encoding 50S ribosomal protein L34, whose translation MKRTFQPSNLVRKRRHGFRARMATPGGRNVIRARRSRGRKSLSA comes from the coding sequence ATGAAGCGCACCTTTCAGCCAAGCAATCTGGTTCGGAAGCGCCGTCACGGTTTCCGCGCCCGCATGGCGACCCCCGGCGGCCGCAATGTGATCCGCGCACGCCGTTCGCGCGGCCGCAAGAGCCTGAGCGCCTGA
- the yidD gene encoding membrane protein insertion efficiency factor YidD: MIGRILILIARFWQLGPSRILPPSCRYAPSCSEYAIQAIRKYGAVKGSWLATKRLMRCHPWGGSGYDPVP; this comes from the coding sequence TTGATCGGGCGCATCCTCATCCTGATCGCGCGCTTCTGGCAGCTTGGTCCTTCGCGCATTTTACCGCCCAGTTGCCGCTATGCCCCCTCCTGCTCGGAATATGCCATTCAGGCGATCCGCAAATATGGTGCTGTGAAGGGTAGCTGGCTGGCCACGAAGCGGCTAATGCGATGCCACCCTTGGGGCGGTTCGGGTTACGACCCGGTCCCCTGA
- the mutM gene encoding bifunctional DNA-formamidopyrimidine glycosylase/DNA-(apurinic or apyrimidinic site) lyase — protein sequence MPELPEVETTVAGLRSVLEGAVLTRVEPRRADLRFPIPVDLRQRLTGATITALSRRAKYGLIDTDRGDTLIFHLGMSGRWRIDPAEIGAHDHLLIETSGGRLLSLNDPRRFGSLDLVRSEVWESYSPFTRMGPEPLGPDFTAAALTARLHGKATSIKAALLDQRIVAGLGNIYVCEALNMAGIAPTREAGKISRPRLTLLVEAIREVLTAAIAAGGSTLRDYARPDGELGYFSKQWRVYGREGQPCHCGTPISRRVDGGRSTFFCPKCQR from the coding sequence ATGCCCGAACTCCCTGAAGTCGAAACCACGGTCGCGGGCCTCCGCTCGGTTCTTGAGGGCGCCGTCCTCACCCGTGTCGAGCCGCGCCGCGCCGACCTGCGCTTCCCGATTCCCGTCGACCTGCGCCAGCGGCTGACCGGCGCCACGATCACGGCACTGTCCCGCCGCGCCAAATATGGCCTGATCGACACCGACCGGGGCGACACGCTGATCTTCCATCTCGGCATGTCCGGCCGCTGGCGAATCGATCCGGCGGAGATCGGTGCGCACGACCATCTGCTGATCGAGACCTCGGGCGGGCGATTGCTCTCCCTCAACGACCCACGCCGCTTCGGCTCGCTCGATCTCGTCCGCAGCGAGGTTTGGGAAAGCTACAGCCCGTTCACCCGCATGGGGCCGGAACCATTGGGTCCGGACTTCACCGCCGCTGCCCTGACGGCCAGGCTCCATGGCAAGGCGACCTCGATCAAGGCCGCGCTGCTCGATCAGCGCATCGTCGCGGGCCTGGGCAATATCTATGTCTGCGAAGCGCTCAACATGGCGGGCATCGCCCCGACCCGCGAAGCGGGCAAGATCAGCCGCCCGCGCCTTACTTTGCTGGTCGAGGCGATTCGCGAGGTGCTGACCGCCGCCATTGCCGCTGGCGGCTCCACCTTGCGCGACTATGCGCGGCCCGATGGGGAGCTGGGCTATTTCTCGAAACAATGGCGGGTCTATGGCCGCGAAGGGCAGCCATGCCACTGCGGCACGCCCATAAGCCGCCGGGTGGATGGAGGCAGATCGACCTTTTTCTGCCCGAAATGCCAGCGATAG
- a CDS encoding 2'-5' RNA ligase family protein translates to MESRSTQTLFRLFFALKPSPLIARQTDHFAETIAQGARRIAVDHQHVTLAISSDYVDYPNAVIKALIRAGTGVMAEPFDLRLDQLSIGNRSAALRPSHAMPLLNALQRQIVAGMKEAGVMLRPGWSFSPHQTLFYRNGRSEVRPVDGFSWHVDQFMLVCSHVGRTHHETLATWGLNGSGQYSLF, encoded by the coding sequence ATGGAAAGCCGGTCCACCCAGACCCTCTTCCGTCTCTTCTTCGCGTTGAAGCCCAGCCCGCTGATCGCGCGCCAAACAGACCATTTCGCTGAAACCATCGCCCAGGGCGCCCGGCGCATTGCCGTGGATCATCAACATGTGACGCTGGCGATCAGCAGCGATTATGTCGACTATCCCAATGCGGTCATCAAGGCGCTGATACGCGCCGGGACAGGCGTGATGGCCGAACCCTTCGACCTGCGGCTGGACCAGCTCAGCATCGGCAATCGCTCGGCGGCTCTGCGCCCATCGCACGCCATGCCGCTGCTGAATGCGCTGCAAAGGCAGATCGTGGCCGGCATGAAAGAGGCAGGGGTGATGCTGCGGCCCGGCTGGAGCTTCAGCCCGCACCAGACGCTGTTCTACCGAAACGGCCGATCAGAGGTGCGCCCCGTTGACGGGTTCAGTTGGCATGTCGACCAGTTCATGCTGGTGTGCAGCCATGTCGGCCGTACCCATCATGAAACGCTGGCGACCTGGGGATTGAACGGCAGCGGGCAATATAGCCTGTTTTGA
- the ubiB gene encoding 2-polyprenylphenol 6-hydroxylase, translating to MASHITHIWRLVKWSRILARHGALRGIERDPLTPTPVRRLIKVARFGARVPRQPRYADAFQSIGPAAIKLGQTLATRPDLVGDEAANDLLRLQDALPPVPFATIKAQIEQSFGRPLEALYSRFDEEPVGAASIAQVHRAVTTQGRDVAVKVIRPGVTDQFNRDIQTYEWAAAHVEMLGGELARLRPRLVIANMKRWTARELDLRREAASASELGEAMEAMPGYRVPAIDWDRTSGKVMTMEWIDGVKISDRDALIAAGHDVKEIASRLVNAFLRQAIAEGFFHADMHQGNLFVTANGDIVAIDFGIMGRIDRRARMWLAEILYGLITGNYKRVAEIHFEAQYVPGHHNVEEFATALRAVGEPMRGKPVRELSVGGMLDGLFAITRDFDMQTQPHLLLLQKTMVMVEGVATSLDPDINLWETSGPYVKEWLRSELGPEAKAADALIENWRILQRLPGLVKRIEEAFPEKGGAPPPPPLPEVRLIRVGAGWRYVVVALLAGAIGAGAMAAVTSFL from the coding sequence GTGGCCTCCCATATCACGCATATCTGGCGGCTGGTTAAGTGGAGCCGTATCCTAGCGCGCCATGGAGCCTTGCGGGGAATTGAGCGCGATCCCTTGACCCCGACGCCAGTGCGGCGGCTGATCAAGGTGGCGCGTTTCGGCGCGCGCGTGCCCAGGCAACCACGCTATGCCGACGCCTTTCAGTCCATCGGCCCGGCGGCGATCAAGCTGGGGCAGACGCTGGCGACGCGGCCCGATCTGGTGGGCGACGAGGCCGCCAACGATCTGCTGCGCTTGCAGGACGCGCTGCCGCCCGTGCCCTTTGCGACCATCAAGGCGCAGATCGAGCAGAGTTTCGGGCGACCGCTGGAGGCGCTGTACAGCCGCTTCGATGAGGAGCCGGTGGGCGCGGCCTCCATCGCGCAGGTGCATCGGGCGGTCACTACGCAGGGGCGCGACGTCGCGGTCAAGGTGATCCGCCCCGGCGTCACCGATCAGTTCAATCGCGACATCCAGACCTATGAATGGGCCGCCGCCCATGTCGAGATGCTGGGCGGGGAACTGGCGCGGCTGCGGCCCCGGCTGGTGATCGCGAACATGAAGCGCTGGACGGCGCGGGAACTCGACCTGCGGCGCGAGGCGGCTTCCGCCTCCGAATTGGGCGAGGCGATGGAGGCGATGCCCGGCTATCGCGTGCCCGCCATCGACTGGGACCGCACCAGCGGCAAGGTCATGACCATGGAGTGGATCGACGGGGTCAAGATCTCCGATCGGGACGCGCTGATCGCCGCCGGGCATGATGTGAAGGAGATCGCGTCGCGGCTGGTGAACGCTTTCCTGCGGCAGGCGATTGCCGAGGGCTTCTTCCATGCCGACATGCATCAGGGGAACCTGTTCGTCACCGCCAATGGCGATATCGTCGCCATCGACTTCGGCATCATGGGGCGGATCGACCGTCGGGCGCGCATGTGGCTGGCGGAGATTCTCTATGGCCTGATCACCGGCAACTATAAGCGCGTGGCGGAAATCCACTTCGAGGCGCAATATGTGCCGGGCCATCATAATGTGGAGGAGTTCGCGACGGCTCTGCGGGCCGTGGGCGAGCCGATGCGCGGCAAGCCGGTGCGGGAACTGTCGGTCGGCGGCATGCTGGACGGGCTGTTCGCGATCACCCGCGATTTCGACATGCAGACCCAGCCGCATCTGCTGCTGCTGCAAAAGACCATGGTGATGGTGGAGGGCGTGGCGACCTCGCTCGATCCCGACATCAACCTGTGGGAGACGAGCGGGCCTTATGTGAAGGAATGGCTGCGATCGGAACTGGGACCGGAGGCGAAGGCGGCCGATGCGCTGATCGAAAATTGGCGGATTTTGCAGCGGCTGCCGGGACTGGTGAAGCGGATCGAGGAGGCTTTCCCCGAAAAGGGTGGCGCGCCGCCGCCGCCGCCTTTGCCGGAGGTGCGGCTGATCCGGGTCGGGGCCGGGTGGCGCTATGTGGTGGTGGCGTTGCTGGCCGGAGCGATCGGGGCTGGCGCGATGGCGGCGGTGACGTCCTTTCTGTAG
- a CDS encoding alkylphosphonate utilization protein codes for MTDDDYIYDEASGEWISAAEASSKASAADSIEVRDAVGNLLADGDQVTLIKDLAVKGAGQTLKRGTLIKSIRLTGDPQEIDCRYDGIKGLVLRAEFVRKR; via the coding sequence ATGACCGACGACGATTACATCTATGACGAAGCCAGCGGGGAATGGATCAGCGCGGCCGAGGCAAGTTCCAAGGCCAGCGCCGCCGACAGCATCGAGGTTCGTGATGCGGTCGGCAATCTGCTGGCCGATGGCGATCAGGTGACGCTGATCAAGGATCTGGCCGTCAAGGGCGCGGGACAGACGCTCAAGCGCGGGACGCTCATCAAGTCGATCCGTCTGACCGGCGATCCCCAGGAAATCGACTGCCGCTATGACGGCATCAAGGGGCTGGTGTTGCGCGCAGAATTTGTGCGCAAACGCTGA
- a CDS encoding class I SAM-dependent methyltransferase, producing MSETASFGYRDVEATDKQGMVRAVFSNVASKYDLMNDAMSAGAHRLWKDQFVNRVKPRRDEQILDMAGGTGDIAFRMHKHGAQVTVSDINPEMLAVGVERAQKKGYEGLIWSEQNAEVLSFGERAFDAYTIAFGIRNVTHIDKALREAHRVLKFGGRFFCLEFSTTTWPGFSDVYDVYSHRLVPKLGKLLADDEDSYRYLIESIRRFPPMPEFERMIREAGFVQTKVEPILGGLVAIHSGWKI from the coding sequence ATGAGTGAAACCGCTTCCTTTGGCTATCGCGATGTCGAAGCCACCGACAAACAGGGGATGGTCCGCGCCGTCTTCTCCAACGTGGCGTCCAAATATGACCTGATGAACGACGCCATGTCGGCGGGCGCTCATCGGTTGTGGAAGGACCAGTTCGTCAATCGCGTGAAGCCACGGCGGGACGAGCAGATCCTCGACATGGCGGGCGGCACCGGGGACATTGCTTTTCGGATGCACAAGCATGGCGCGCAGGTCACGGTGTCGGACATCAACCCCGAAATGCTGGCCGTGGGCGTCGAGCGGGCACAGAAGAAAGGCTATGAAGGGCTGATCTGGTCGGAGCAGAATGCGGAAGTGTTGAGCTTCGGGGAACGCGCTTTCGACGCTTATACGATCGCGTTCGGCATCCGCAATGTGACGCACATCGACAAGGCGCTGCGGGAAGCGCATCGGGTGCTGAAATTTGGCGGGCGCTTCTTCTGCCTCGAATTTTCCACCACGACCTGGCCGGGCTTTTCCGATGTCTATGACGTCTATTCGCATCGGCTGGTGCCCAAGCTCGGCAAGCTGCTGGCGGACGATGAGGACAGCTATCGTTACCTGATCGAATCGATCCGGCGCTTCCCGCCCATGCCGGAGTTCGAGCGGATGATCCGGGAAGCCGGGTTCGTGCAGACCAAGGTCGAGCCGATTCTCGGCGGGCTGGTCGCAATCCATAGCGGCTGGAAGATTTGA
- the yidC gene encoding membrane protein insertase YidC: protein MDDKKNIILAVLLTAAILFGWPYVTKHFFPAANPPATKVESGKTTPLTPSGSTPAAEGSAAVRDLALVLKDSPRIPIRTPKITGSINLKGARIDDIVLPTYKETIAKDSPAIRLYSPSGTKDAYFAGFGWQGEGVKTPDGSSVWTAQSQELTPTSPVTLTWNNGAGQTFEIRYAIDENYMITAQQKVSNSSAGAVGVKSYGYVSRAHPSVDPDTWTIHVGPMGVFNGAANYDVNYKDLAKGPASQSFQSTGGWIGFTDKYWLSALVPDQKAAFSGQMRKGAGTQFQTDVSLAPVMLAPGKAVTQTNRLFVGAKEVKTLQAYERAGVPLFDRAIDWGWFYWFEQPIFALLHWLFTVIGNFGVAIICLTFVVRGLMFPVAQRQFASMAAMRAVQPKMKALQEKHKDDKQKLQQEMMELYKREKVNPLAGCLPIFIQIPIFFALYKVLQLTIEMRHQPFVLWIKDLSAPDPLHIVNLFGLLPFTPPAFLGIGLLALLLGISMYFQFKLNPAQMDPMQQQVFAIMPWMMMFIMAPFAAGLLVYWITNNCLSMLQQWFLYKRHPQLSAATAK from the coding sequence GTGGACGACAAGAAGAATATCATTCTGGCGGTGCTGCTGACCGCGGCGATCCTGTTCGGCTGGCCCTATGTCACCAAACATTTCTTCCCCGCCGCCAATCCGCCCGCGACCAAGGTCGAAAGCGGCAAGACCACGCCGCTGACGCCCTCCGGTTCCACTCCGGCGGCCGAAGGCTCCGCCGCGGTCCGCGATCTGGCGCTGGTGTTGAAGGACAGCCCGCGTATCCCGATCCGCACGCCCAAGATCACCGGCTCGATCAACCTCAAGGGCGCGCGCATCGATGACATCGTGCTGCCGACCTACAAGGAAACCATCGCCAAGGATTCGCCCGCGATCCGCCTCTACAGCCCGAGTGGCACGAAGGACGCCTATTTCGCAGGCTTCGGCTGGCAGGGCGAAGGGGTAAAGACGCCCGATGGCAGCAGCGTCTGGACCGCGCAGAGCCAGGAACTGACCCCGACCAGCCCCGTCACGCTGACGTGGAACAATGGCGCGGGCCAGACCTTCGAGATTCGCTATGCGATCGACGAAAATTACATGATCACCGCGCAGCAGAAGGTGTCGAACAGCAGCGCCGGCGCGGTGGGCGTAAAAAGCTATGGCTATGTCAGCCGGGCGCATCCTTCGGTCGATCCCGACACCTGGACGATTCACGTCGGCCCGATGGGCGTGTTCAACGGCGCGGCCAATTATGACGTGAATTACAAGGATCTGGCCAAAGGACCGGCGAGCCAGAGCTTCCAGTCGACTGGCGGCTGGATCGGCTTTACCGACAAATATTGGCTGTCCGCGCTGGTGCCTGATCAGAAGGCCGCCTTCTCCGGCCAGATGCGCAAGGGTGCGGGGACTCAGTTCCAGACCGACGTGTCGCTGGCCCCCGTGATGCTCGCGCCCGGCAAGGCGGTGACGCAGACCAACCGGCTGTTCGTCGGCGCCAAGGAAGTGAAGACGTTGCAAGCCTATGAGCGGGCGGGCGTGCCGCTGTTCGACCGGGCGATCGATTGGGGCTGGTTCTACTGGTTCGAACAGCCGATCTTCGCGTTGCTGCACTGGCTGTTCACGGTCATCGGCAATTTCGGCGTGGCGATCATCTGCCTGACCTTCGTGGTGCGCGGCCTGATGTTCCCCGTCGCCCAGCGCCAGTTCGCCAGCATGGCGGCGATGCGCGCCGTGCAGCCCAAGATGAAGGCGCTGCAGGAAAAGCATAAGGACGACAAGCAGAAGCTCCAGCAGGAGATGATGGAGCTGTACAAGCGCGAGAAGGTGAACCCGCTCGCCGGCTGCCTGCCGATCTTCATCCAGATTCCGATCTTCTTCGCGCTGTACAAGGTGTTGCAGCTCACCATCGAAATGCGGCACCAGCCCTTTGTCCTGTGGATCAAGGATCTCTCCGCGCCCGATCCGTTGCACATCGTCAATCTCTTCGGTCTGCTGCCGTTCACGCCGCCCGCTTTCCTCGGCATCGGCCTGCTGGCGCTGCTGCTCGGCATCAGCATGTACTTCCAGTTCAAGTTGAACCCGGCCCAGATGGACCCGATGCAGCAGCAGGTGTTCGCGATCATGCCGTGGATGATGATGTTCATCATGGCGCCCTTCGCGGCGGGCCTGCTGGTTTACTGGATCACCAACAACTGCCTGTCGATGTTGCAGCAGTGGTTCCTCTACAAGCGCCACCCGCAGCTCAGCGCAGCGACCGCGAAATAA